A window of Halomonas sp. GFAJ-1 contains these coding sequences:
- a CDS encoding glutamate 5-kinase: MESNEQLPGREALSSARRVVVKIGSALLTNDGRGLDEVAIGGWVDQIATLHQQGIEVVLVSSGAVAAGMVRLGWQARPSAVHELQAAAAVGQNGLTQCYEQHFARHGMLTAQILLTHDDLSNRKRYLNALSALRTLVEMRVVPVINENDTVVTDEIRFGDNDTLGALVANLLEADALLLLTDQEGLFDADPRHDPNAQMIAEGRADDPRLAAVAGSGGALGRGGMSTKIRAAQLAARSGAVTVIASGRQPDVISRVMAGEALGTLLRPDQAPIAARKRWLAGQLQVRGTLVLDAGAVNVLRGKGSSLLAVGVREVQGSFKRGDMVLCVDEQGTRVAKGLVNYGAEEARQLAGQPSHQIEAILGYVEAHELIHRDNLVVV, encoded by the coding sequence GTGGAAAGCAATGAGCAGTTGCCCGGCCGGGAGGCGTTAAGCAGCGCCCGCCGGGTAGTGGTTAAAATTGGTAGCGCGCTGCTCACCAACGATGGCCGTGGCTTGGACGAGGTGGCGATTGGTGGCTGGGTCGACCAGATCGCCACGCTGCATCAGCAGGGTATCGAGGTCGTGCTGGTCTCATCCGGCGCGGTTGCCGCCGGTATGGTGCGTCTGGGGTGGCAAGCACGCCCCAGCGCTGTCCATGAGCTTCAAGCCGCCGCAGCGGTGGGCCAGAACGGCCTTACCCAGTGCTACGAGCAGCATTTTGCTCGCCACGGCATGTTAACGGCTCAGATTCTGCTTACCCACGATGACCTGTCTAACCGCAAGCGCTATCTCAACGCGCTGTCGGCGCTGCGTACCTTGGTCGAGATGCGCGTGGTGCCGGTGATCAATGAAAACGATACCGTGGTCACCGACGAGATTCGCTTTGGCGATAACGACACCCTCGGCGCGCTGGTTGCCAACCTGTTAGAAGCCGATGCACTGCTGCTGCTTACCGACCAAGAGGGGCTGTTTGACGCCGACCCTCGCCACGACCCCAATGCTCAGATGATTGCCGAAGGGCGCGCTGACGATCCACGGCTAGCCGCTGTAGCAGGCAGTGGTGGGGCCTTGGGGCGCGGTGGTATGAGCACCAAAATACGCGCGGCGCAGCTCGCGGCCCGTTCTGGCGCAGTCACGGTGATTGCCAGTGGTCGTCAGCCAGACGTTATTTCTCGCGTCATGGCAGGCGAAGCGCTGGGAACCTTGTTGCGGCCTGACCAGGCACCTATCGCCGCCCGCAAGCGCTGGCTGGCGGGGCAATTGCAGGTGCGGGGCACCTTGGTGCTAGATGCCGGCGCGGTGAACGTACTGCGTGGCAAAGGCTCTAGCCTTCTGGCAGTGGGCGTGCGCGAAGTGCAGGGCAGCTTTAAGCGCGGTGATATGGTGCTGTGCGTGGATGAGCAGGGCACGCGCGTGGCCAAAGGGTTGGTCAACTATGGAGCTGAGGAAGCTCGTCAGTTAGCAGGCCAGCCAAGCCACCAGATTGAAGCAATCCTGGGGTACGTAGAAGCTCACGAGTTGATCCACCGCGATAACTTAGTCGTTGTTTAA
- the obgE gene encoding GTPase ObgE (ObgE; essential GTPase; exhibits high exchange rate for GTP/GDP; associates with 50S ribosomal subunit; involved in regulation of chromosomal replication): MQFVDEASIIVEAGKGGNGCLSFRREKYVPKGGPDGGDGGHGGSVYLIGDDSLNTLIDFKFQRFYKAENGQGGMGRQMSGKAGEDLHVKVPVGTTVIDEDTLEVIADVTDIGQVVLVAEGGRRGLGNIHFKSSTNRAPRRTTPGTEGDRRNLRLEMKVMADVGLLGMPNAGKSTLIRSVSAAKPKVANYPFTTLVPNLGVVKLGMHEHFVMADVPGLIEGASDGAGLGLRFLKHLTRTRLLFHVVDVAPFDESDPVEAAQAIIHELGQFSPALSERPRWLVLNKFDLLPEDEREARAEAIIQALNWDGPVFRISAISNDGTDKLVQAAYRWLTEQQRLENEDEEAHAREQEMRRRMEEESVARTEARLGRRRKRDDDEDDDDFDDDDYDVEVEYAP, encoded by the coding sequence ATGCAGTTCGTCGATGAAGCCTCGATTATTGTTGAGGCAGGTAAAGGCGGCAATGGCTGTCTGAGCTTTCGCCGCGAAAAATATGTGCCCAAAGGTGGCCCTGATGGTGGCGATGGTGGCCATGGTGGTAGCGTCTACCTGATTGGTGACGATTCACTGAATACCTTGATTGACTTCAAGTTTCAGCGTTTTTATAAAGCTGAAAACGGCCAGGGTGGCATGGGCCGTCAGATGAGTGGTAAAGCCGGTGAAGACCTGCACGTGAAAGTGCCGGTGGGCACCACGGTGATCGATGAGGATACCCTTGAGGTCATCGCCGATGTCACCGATATCGGTCAGGTGGTACTGGTGGCCGAAGGTGGTCGCCGTGGGTTGGGCAATATTCACTTTAAATCTTCGACCAACCGTGCGCCTCGCCGCACCACGCCGGGCACCGAAGGCGACCGCCGTAACCTGCGCCTGGAAATGAAGGTAATGGCGGACGTGGGTCTGCTTGGCATGCCGAATGCGGGTAAGTCTACGCTGATCCGTTCGGTATCTGCGGCCAAGCCCAAAGTAGCCAACTACCCGTTCACTACCCTGGTGCCTAACCTGGGCGTGGTGAAGCTGGGTATGCACGAGCACTTTGTGATGGCAGATGTGCCGGGGCTGATTGAAGGTGCCTCTGACGGCGCGGGCTTGGGGCTGCGTTTCTTGAAGCACCTGACCCGCACGCGTCTGCTGTTCCACGTGGTGGATGTGGCACCTTTCGATGAGTCCGACCCGGTGGAAGCGGCGCAGGCGATTATTCACGAGCTTGGTCAGTTCTCGCCAGCCCTTTCTGAGCGGCCCCGTTGGTTGGTGCTGAACAAGTTTGACCTGCTGCCAGAAGATGAGCGCGAAGCCCGCGCCGAGGCGATTATCCAAGCGCTGAACTGGGATGGCCCGGTATTCCGCATCTCGGCAATCAGCAACGACGGCACTGACAAGCTGGTACAGGCAGCGTATCGCTGGTTGACCGAGCAGCAGCGTCTGGAAAATGAAGATGAAGAAGCTCATGCCCGCGAGCAGGAAATGCGCCGCCGCATGGAAGAGGAGTCAGTAGCCCGTACGGAAGCGCGTCTTGGCCGCCGCCGTAAGCGGGACGATGACGAAGACGACGACGATTTCGACGATGATGATTACGATGTCGAGGTAGAGTACGCCCCATAA
- a CDS encoding 50S ribosomal protein L27: MAHKKAAGSTRNGRDSESKRLGVKLFGGQAASAGSIIVRQRGTRFHAGTGVGLGRDHTLFALNDGFVKFETKGPNNRKFVSIVSA; encoded by the coding sequence ATGGCACATAAAAAGGCAGCCGGCTCCACGCGCAACGGTCGCGATTCCGAGTCCAAACGCTTAGGTGTGAAACTGTTCGGTGGCCAAGCAGCCAGCGCAGGTAGCATCATCGTTCGTCAGCGTGGCACACGTTTCCATGCAGGCACTGGCGTTGGCTTAGGCCGTGATCACACGCTGTTCGCTCTGAACGACGGCTTCGTGAAGTTCGAGACCAAAGGTCCGAACAACCGTAAATTCGTTAGCATCGTTTCTGCCTAA
- a CDS encoding 50S ribosomal protein L21 has translation MYAVIKSGGKQYRVKEGQTLKLEKIEVATGETIEFDEVLLVADGDDVNIGAPFIGGAKVSAEIVSHGRGDKVTIIKFRRRKHSMKRQGHRQWFTEVKITGISA, from the coding sequence ATGTACGCAGTTATTAAAAGCGGTGGCAAACAGTACCGTGTTAAAGAAGGTCAAACCCTCAAGCTCGAAAAAATCGAAGTCGCTACCGGCGAAACGATTGAGTTTGATGAAGTGCTGCTGGTTGCAGACGGCGACGACGTAAACATTGGCGCGCCCTTCATCGGCGGTGCCAAAGTGTCTGCTGAGATCGTTTCCCACGGCCGTGGCGATAAAGTAACGATCATCAAATTCCGTCGCCGGAAGCACAGCATGAAGCGTCAGGGCCACCGTCAGTGGTTCACTGAAGTCAAAATTACCGGAATTTCTGCGTAA
- a CDS encoding octaprenyl diphosphate synthase, giving the protein MTANVSQTPPASPTPSPLHAVVADDFDAVNRTIVAQLNSKVPLVETIGQYIIESGGKRLRPLLVLLAARSLGYEGDKHITLATLIEFMHTSTLLHDDVVDESHMRRGKKTANDAWGNAPSVLVGDFLYSRSFQMMVDVGSMRIMAILSSATCIIAEGEVLQLTNIGNPSISEADYFETIQGKTAMLFEAASHSGAVLADATPGQERALQYYGRYLGLAFQLIDDLLDYQGDAEAMGKNVGDDLAEGKPTLPLIHAMERGTPDQAKLIRQVIRQGGLEQLNEVLEIINATGALEYTRARAVEMANKALAELDALPPSPYRDSMANIARLAVDRKA; this is encoded by the coding sequence ATGACAGCCAACGTCTCTCAAACCCCGCCTGCCAGCCCAACGCCTTCACCGCTGCACGCCGTGGTGGCCGATGACTTTGACGCCGTAAACCGCACCATTGTCGCGCAGCTGAACTCCAAGGTGCCGCTGGTCGAAACCATCGGCCAATACATTATTGAAAGCGGTGGTAAACGCCTGCGTCCGCTGCTGGTGCTGCTGGCGGCCCGCTCGCTAGGCTATGAGGGCGACAAACATATTACGCTCGCCACGCTGATCGAATTTATGCACACCTCCACCCTATTGCACGACGACGTGGTGGATGAGTCGCACATGCGGCGTGGCAAAAAAACCGCCAACGACGCCTGGGGCAACGCACCTTCCGTGCTGGTAGGTGACTTCCTCTATTCGCGCTCATTTCAAATGATGGTCGATGTAGGTTCCATGCGCATCATGGCAATTCTTTCCAGCGCTACCTGCATTATCGCCGAAGGGGAAGTGCTGCAACTGACTAACATTGGCAACCCCAGCATTTCTGAAGCGGACTACTTTGAAACTATTCAAGGTAAAACCGCCATGCTGTTTGAGGCCGCCTCCCACAGCGGTGCCGTACTTGCAGACGCTACACCTGGCCAAGAGCGCGCCCTGCAGTATTACGGCCGTTATCTAGGCCTCGCCTTCCAGCTCATCGACGACCTGCTGGACTACCAAGGCGATGCCGAAGCCATGGGTAAAAACGTTGGCGACGACTTAGCAGAAGGCAAACCTACCCTGCCACTGATTCATGCCATGGAACGCGGCACGCCGGACCAGGCTAAGCTGATCCGTCAAGTGATTCGCCAGGGTGGGCTTGAGCAGCTCAACGAAGTGCTTGAGATCATCAACGCCACCGGTGCGCTGGAATATACCCGTGCACGCGCCGTTGAGATGGCCAATAAAGCCCTAGCTGAACTGGACGCCCTGCCCCCTAGCCCCTACCGTGATAGCATGGCGAACATCGCACGCTTAGCGGTTGATCGCAAAGCATAA
- a CDS encoding endonuclease, which translates to MGVLHLLTRRSGRLRASLATWIALLALLLAAPAVANCALPSTTDIVSIKGDSQQPALPEGSDVVVDGIVTGVFLGRDNLNGFYLQQFTDPGPAGVFVYMPRVTPSQAERIAPGQHLQLHAEAGRFHDRIQLQRVAQIETCANHQLPEPIEATWPLNEDQLHQLEDLLVVFPQPLTVTGNYELARYGTLKLAAERLFRPTNTAEKATEEGAILLLDDGSYRAFPSPIPYLDTNGSRRVGSTIEGLTGVIMQAFDAYRLQPTEEPRFEDTNPRPQPLTAPGDQLRVATFNVENYFTTLGERGAANSDELERQRAKLAAAVSGLQADILALVEVENDPGALADLIKQLSTRTGIRYQAVGGSANRGSDAIKVALIYRPDRVEALSDLYADSHPAHHRPPLAAFFRDMNGGPAFGVVTAHFKAKSGCPSHGDIDRGQGCWNERRVEQAEAMRDFLAQLADTAGHQRLLLTGDLNAYGAEDPIRTLVHAGMVDLLARDLPPEHRYSYVFRGESGYLDHALASPELAGSVTQTKTWRINADEPRFLGYDGPDTAHAYIQPDPFRSSDHDPVAVDLSWP; encoded by the coding sequence ATGGGCGTTCTTCATTTACTGACTCGCAGAAGTGGCCGCCTTCGCGCCTCGCTTGCCACTTGGATAGCGCTATTAGCTTTGCTGCTGGCCGCGCCAGCGGTCGCCAATTGTGCACTTCCCTCCACCACCGACATAGTCAGCATCAAGGGCGACAGCCAACAGCCTGCGCTCCCCGAGGGCAGCGACGTCGTTGTCGACGGCATTGTGACTGGCGTGTTCCTCGGCAGAGACAACCTTAACGGCTTCTATCTTCAGCAATTCACTGACCCCGGCCCGGCGGGCGTGTTCGTCTATATGCCCAGGGTCACACCGAGTCAGGCTGAACGAATCGCCCCTGGGCAGCACCTGCAGCTCCACGCGGAGGCTGGCAGGTTCCACGATCGGATTCAGCTCCAGCGGGTCGCGCAGATCGAGACCTGCGCCAACCATCAATTGCCTGAGCCTATAGAAGCAACCTGGCCTCTTAACGAAGATCAGCTGCACCAGCTAGAAGACCTGTTGGTGGTGTTCCCGCAACCCCTCACCGTTACCGGCAACTATGAGCTTGCACGCTACGGCACGCTGAAGCTGGCCGCAGAGCGCCTGTTTCGGCCAACAAATACAGCGGAGAAAGCGACTGAGGAGGGGGCTATTTTGCTGCTGGACGATGGCAGCTACCGTGCTTTCCCAAGCCCCATCCCCTACCTGGATACCAACGGCAGCCGCCGAGTAGGTAGCACCATTGAGGGGCTGACCGGGGTTATCATGCAAGCCTTTGACGCCTATCGTTTGCAACCAACTGAAGAGCCGCGTTTCGAGGATACCAACCCGCGCCCACAACCGCTGACCGCCCCGGGTGATCAGCTGAGAGTAGCGACCTTCAACGTAGAAAATTATTTCACCACCCTAGGGGAACGGGGAGCTGCCAACAGCGATGAGCTGGAACGCCAGAGAGCCAAGCTGGCCGCTGCGGTCTCAGGCCTTCAGGCCGATATTCTTGCGCTGGTCGAAGTCGAAAATGATCCGGGCGCTCTGGCCGACCTGATCAAGCAACTAAGCACGCGCACAGGCATCCGCTATCAGGCCGTCGGAGGTAGCGCAAATCGTGGGTCTGATGCCATCAAGGTGGCACTGATCTATCGGCCAGACCGAGTGGAAGCGCTGAGCGACCTATATGCAGACAGCCACCCTGCTCACCACCGCCCTCCTTTAGCCGCTTTTTTTCGTGATATGAACGGCGGCCCAGCCTTCGGAGTAGTGACGGCGCATTTCAAGGCTAAGTCGGGCTGCCCATCCCATGGGGATATTGACCGTGGCCAAGGCTGCTGGAACGAGCGCCGAGTAGAGCAGGCTGAGGCAATGCGTGACTTTTTGGCCCAGCTTGCCGATACCGCCGGTCATCAACGTCTACTGCTAACCGGCGACCTTAATGCCTATGGCGCCGAAGACCCGATCCGTACCCTGGTTCATGCGGGCATGGTCGATCTGCTTGCTCGCGACCTGCCGCCTGAGCACCGCTATAGTTATGTCTTCCGCGGCGAATCAGGCTACCTGGATCATGCATTGGCAAGCCCCGAACTGGCTGGCTCCGTGACCCAAACGAAAACGTGGCGAATCAACGCAGATGAACCGCGTTTTCTTGGTTATGACGGGCCGGACACTGCGCACGCTTATATCCAGCCCGATCCCTTTCGCTCTTCAGATCATGACCCGGTTGCCGTGGACTTAAGCTGGCCTTAA
- a CDS encoding homocysteine methyltransferase, which produces MTDSTPSVILLDGGMGQELRKRSRYPASPLWSAQVMLDEPHLVTAAHRDFIEAGAEVITLNNYSATPQRLARDGDPALFATLHGAALAAARQAQQESGRAVLIAGCLPPLVASYHHEVVPDDETCLDSYRQLVDAQAGVDLFICETMSLAREALAATTAAAERDTRVWTAFTVDDTDGTRLRSGELLADAAEATMSAGAEKILVNCSVPEAITTAMGVLAAANIPFGGFANGFTSIAALQPGGTVDTLTAREDLGPQAYADYALQWVEQGATVVGGCCEVGPAHIAAIATRLKNAGYTLTTP; this is translated from the coding sequence ATGACCGACTCAACACCTTCTGTCATCCTGCTCGATGGCGGCATGGGCCAGGAACTACGCAAACGTAGCCGCTACCCGGCCTCGCCTCTGTGGTCAGCACAGGTCATGCTCGATGAGCCGCACCTGGTCACGGCGGCTCACCGCGACTTTATTGAGGCCGGGGCAGAGGTCATCACGCTCAATAACTACAGCGCCACCCCTCAACGGCTAGCGCGGGATGGCGACCCAGCGCTGTTTGCAACGCTACATGGGGCGGCACTTGCCGCAGCCCGACAGGCGCAGCAAGAAAGTGGCCGTGCTGTCCTTATTGCTGGCTGCCTGCCGCCTCTGGTGGCAAGTTACCATCATGAGGTAGTGCCTGATGACGAGACTTGCCTGGATAGCTACCGCCAGTTGGTGGATGCCCAAGCAGGCGTAGATCTCTTCATTTGTGAAACCATGTCACTGGCGCGGGAAGCACTGGCAGCCACCACTGCGGCGGCGGAGCGCGATACCCGGGTATGGACAGCATTTACCGTCGACGATACGGATGGCACACGCCTGCGCTCTGGCGAGCTTCTTGCTGACGCGGCAGAAGCGACTATGTCCGCAGGCGCTGAGAAAATACTCGTGAACTGCTCCGTACCCGAAGCCATTACCACGGCAATGGGCGTGCTGGCAGCCGCCAACATTCCCTTCGGTGGCTTTGCTAATGGGTTCACCTCTATCGCAGCACTTCAGCCAGGGGGCACCGTGGACACATTAACAGCGCGAGAGGATCTGGGCCCACAGGCGTATGCTGATTACGCGCTTCAGTGGGTGGAACAAGGCGCGACGGTGGTCGGTGGCTGCTGCGAAGTCGGCCCTGCCCATATTGCGGCTATCGCCACACGCTTAAAAAATGCCGGGTACACGCTGACAACCCCCTAG